From one Conexivisphaerales archaeon genomic stretch:
- a CDS encoding CoA ester lyase: protein MKRRSLLFVPGNNKRMIIKSLSEEIHADCVILDLEDAVPPYEKELAREIISGVLNGVLTRPKNKQIYVRINQITSEYFDNDIKFLKKQDKVDCVVLPKAEGDISVIQKETGMTVIPIIESALGIIRIQEVARSDGVVALTYGTADFALSMGGSFKYYDKDPFLPMSVVTIAKAYGLDPIDKVCFEISNLSSLRNEATNAKAMGFSGKLVIHPTQVDPVNEIFTPSKKEIEWAEKVVKVYEQMMNRGRGAINLDGTLIDMVHYKLAKKILDSI, encoded by the coding sequence ATGAAAAGAAGGAGTTTACTCTTCGTACCTGGAAACAATAAAAGAATGATTATCAAATCATTATCAGAAGAAATTCATGCAGATTGTGTTATACTTGACCTTGAAGATGCTGTTCCACCTTATGAGAAGGAGTTAGCAAGAGAAATTATTTCAGGTGTACTCAATGGTGTACTCACAAGACCCAAAAATAAACAAATATACGTCAGAATCAATCAAATAACTAGTGAATATTTTGACAATGATATAAAGTTTTTAAAAAAACAGGACAAAGTTGACTGTGTTGTGTTACCAAAAGCGGAAGGCGACATCAGTGTTATACAAAAAGAGACAGGAATGACTGTAATTCCTATCATAGAAAGTGCGCTTGGTATTATAAGAATACAAGAAGTAGCTAGGAGCGATGGAGTAGTTGCTTTAACGTATGGAACAGCTGATTTTGCATTATCCATGGGCGGTTCGTTCAAGTATTATGATAAGGACCCATTCTTACCTATGTCCGTCGTGACAATCGCAAAAGCTTATGGGCTGGATCCAATAGACAAAGTGTGTTTTGAGATCTCTAACCTCAGCAGCCTAAGAAATGAAGCAACTAACGCTAAAGCTATGGGGTTTTCTGGAAAATTAGTTATACATCCTACACAAGTAGACCCAGTAAATGAGATCTTTACTCCTAGTAAAAAAGAAATAGAATGGGCTGAGAAGGTTGTGAAAGTTTACGAACAAATGATGAATCGAGGCAGGGGAGCTATCAACCTAGACGGCACACTTATTGATATGGTACACTATAAGCTGGCAAAGAAAATACTAGACTCTATTTGA
- a CDS encoding acyl-CoA dehydrogenase family protein, whose protein sequence is MKRRDDDLMIIDMYDTRDLNDEQKLIIESVRRVCSKYNEDYWKKINQLKTFPEDFIRELEELGLLGLPIPKEYGGPSLGLREATLVLEEINANGGTSQHLHGQYYLLFVLSKFGNEKIKEEYLPRLAEGKLRLQTLALTEPEVGSDIVKIKTVATKQSNKYIITGHKIFISRVLQTDLMLVVARTKQLKEVRRKTDGLSLFIVDVKKAVKDGTLKVNKINTVINSETYELFLDGLTVPEEHLVGNENEGFRHLLEVLNPERILVSAECIGDARWFLSKSVDYAKIRVTFDRPIGSNQGIQFPLAIVYAKILAASNIMWQAAKVYDSTNEKNTNIIGKYANIAKFIASDCSTEAANIAMDTFGAYGMTEDAGIVRKLMENRLYRIAPISQNLVLSYIAHNILGLPRSF, encoded by the coding sequence ATGAAAAGGAGGGATGACGATTTAATGATCATAGATATGTATGATACAAGAGATCTGAACGACGAACAAAAATTGATAATTGAATCGGTGAGGAGAGTATGCAGCAAATATAATGAAGACTATTGGAAAAAAATAAATCAACTAAAAACTTTCCCAGAAGATTTCATCCGTGAATTAGAAGAATTAGGACTTTTGGGACTACCAATACCAAAAGAATACGGAGGTCCCTCACTTGGTCTGAGAGAAGCGACTCTTGTGCTTGAAGAAATAAACGCTAATGGCGGTACTTCACAGCATCTACACGGACAATACTATCTTCTTTTTGTATTATCTAAATTCGGAAATGAAAAGATAAAAGAAGAATATTTACCAAGATTAGCTGAAGGAAAACTTAGGCTCCAGACACTTGCTCTTACAGAACCCGAAGTCGGTTCAGATATAGTAAAGATCAAAACAGTTGCAACAAAACAATCAAATAAATATATAATCACAGGTCATAAGATATTCATATCCAGAGTGTTGCAAACGGACCTTATGTTGGTTGTCGCTAGAACCAAACAATTGAAGGAGGTCAGAAGGAAAACAGATGGTTTGAGTTTATTTATTGTCGACGTAAAAAAAGCGGTAAAGGATGGAACTCTAAAGGTCAATAAAATAAATACCGTCATAAACAGTGAAACATATGAATTATTTTTGGATGGTCTTACAGTACCGGAGGAGCATTTAGTTGGAAATGAAAACGAGGGTTTTCGACATTTACTCGAAGTTTTGAACCCAGAAAGAATATTGGTTTCTGCCGAATGCATAGGCGATGCTAGGTGGTTTCTGAGCAAAAGCGTAGATTACGCGAAAATTAGAGTAACTTTCGATAGACCCATAGGTAGTAATCAAGGAATCCAGTTTCCGTTAGCTATAGTCTATGCGAAGATTTTAGCAGCAAGTAATATCATGTGGCAAGCCGCAAAAGTGTACGATTCGACGAACGAAAAGAATACGAATATCATTGGTAAATATGCAAACATAGCCAAGTTCATAGCATCAGATTGTTCTACTGAGGCGGCCAATATTGCTATGGATACGTTCGGAGCGTATGGTATGACTGAAGATGCAGGTATTGTTAGAAAACTTATGGAAAATAGACTTTATAGGATAGCACCAATATCACAAAATCTTGTACTAAGTTATATTGCACATAACATACTAGGGCTACCCAGATCATTCTAA
- a CDS encoding 30S ribosomal protein S19e produces MPTAYDVPPNRLIEALANHLKKVPEIQPPPWATYVKTGSHVQRPPQNKDWWYARAASLMRKLYFHGPLGLSDLRVLYGGRKESGFGLAHQRRSGSSSIRRILMQLQSAGFVKKTNKGRILTPEGIRLCDKISTEIFKEISKQNQEIAKLVS; encoded by the coding sequence TTGCCGACAGCATACGACGTTCCTCCAAATAGATTGATTGAAGCGTTAGCAAACCATTTGAAAAAAGTCCCAGAAATACAACCCCCTCCATGGGCCACCTATGTGAAAACTGGATCGCATGTCCAACGACCTCCTCAAAATAAAGATTGGTGGTATGCAAGAGCGGCTTCTTTAATGAGGAAACTATACTTTCATGGTCCACTTGGTTTAAGTGATTTACGTGTTTTGTATGGTGGAAGAAAAGAATCAGGCTTCGGTTTAGCTCATCAACGTCGATCTGGAAGTTCATCTATACGGAGGATTTTAATGCAGTTGCAGTCAGCTGGATTTGTTAAAAAAACAAACAAAGGAAGGATATTAACTCCCGAAGGTATTAGGTTATGTGACAAAATAAGTACTGAAATATTCAAAGAAATATCTAAACAAAATCAAGAAATAGCCAAGCTCGTTTCGTAA
- a CDS encoding DNA-binding protein — protein MVEEQNLRKGQPDKQQAAEQQARIKEAYLRMFLTSEARQRLSNVRMVKPELAQIVEDQIIQLGTTGRLRRQIDDEELKNILSKLSPGNREFRIKFA, from the coding sequence ATGGTAGAGGAACAGAACTTAAGAAAAGGACAACCTGATAAACAACAAGCAGCCGAACAACAAGCGAGAATAAAAGAAGCTTACCTAAGAATGTTTCTAACCAGTGAAGCTAGACAACGTCTTTCCAACGTTAGGATGGTAAAGCCCGAGTTAGCTCAAATAGTGGAAGATCAAATTATCCAATTAGGCACCACAGGAAGACTTCGTAGACAAATAGACGACGAAGAATTAAAAAACATACTAAGCAAACTGTCGCCTGGAAATAGGGAATTTAGAATAAAATTTGCATAA
- a CDS encoding translation initiation factor IF-6, whose protein sequence is MSYLIIELYVRGKSGLGLYVFDIYRNPNIGIFAKASDDYLLLPQGYARPKADKLASLINSKAVFTSIGYTRLLGPLVSLNNKGILVSRFASDEEIFNLKKQTGLNVQRFNSQYSSVGNLVSANDYGAIVSPLLNERDISQVKEVLQVQVCRISIAGMMQVGSILIASNKGSLVHPKANQDEINQISDMLKVDCEPGSVNGGVPYVASGLIVNSKGAIVGSQTVGPEMFIITKAFKL, encoded by the coding sequence ATGTCGTATTTGATAATAGAACTATATGTCCGAGGCAAGTCAGGATTGGGATTATACGTTTTTGACATATATAGAAACCCAAACATAGGGATATTCGCCAAAGCTAGTGATGATTATCTGTTACTACCGCAAGGTTATGCAAGACCAAAAGCAGACAAACTAGCTTCTCTAATTAATTCAAAGGCAGTCTTTACATCAATCGGTTATACAAGACTACTTGGACCTCTTGTAAGTTTGAATAACAAAGGTATACTGGTCTCTCGGTTTGCGTCTGACGAAGAAATATTTAATTTAAAGAAACAAACAGGCTTAAATGTACAACGTTTCAACTCACAATATTCTTCCGTAGGAAATCTCGTTAGTGCAAACGACTATGGGGCGATCGTTTCTCCGTTATTAAACGAAAGAGACATTAGCCAAGTGAAAGAAGTATTACAAGTACAAGTTTGCAGAATCAGTATTGCTGGCATGATGCAAGTAGGTTCAATTTTGATAGCTTCCAACAAGGGAAGTTTAGTTCATCCAAAGGCTAATCAAGATGAAATCAATCAAATATCGGATATGCTGAAAGTAGATTGTGAACCGGGTTCCGTAAATGGAGGAGTACCATATGTTGCATCTGGGTTAATAGTAAATTCAAAAGGAGCTATCGTGGGTTCGCAAACAGTCGGACCAGAAATGTTCATTATAACGAAAGCCTTTAAACTCTAG
- the ftsY gene encoding signal recognition particle-docking protein FtsY yields the protein MFDKLRNAFSRFQETLLTKTLKDEDITEALSTLEINLLESEVAIEVVDFIKNSLRTKLIGLKIERKTDVRELLISQLREVLLKLLDGYQDKTLYDIITQSNSPYTILFLGINGTGKTTTIAKVAYFLKKKGITPVMAASDTYRAGAIEQLGIHAQKLNVKILKQKYGADPAAVARDAKVYALQHGVEVVLIDTAGRMQTSRNLMDELAKVKRVASPNMTIFVGDALAGNDLIIQAREFEEKVGFDAFILTKVDADIKGGSIINASFSTQKPILFLGTGQTYEDLIPFNPNWVIDRLLG from the coding sequence TTGTTCGATAAATTGAGAAATGCCTTTTCAAGGTTCCAAGAGACACTTTTAACTAAAACATTAAAAGATGAAGACATAACAGAAGCCCTCTCAACTTTAGAGATTAACCTACTCGAAAGTGAAGTAGCCATAGAAGTGGTAGATTTCATAAAAAACTCTTTGCGAACTAAACTAATTGGGCTTAAAATAGAAAGGAAAACAGACGTAAGAGAGCTCTTAATAAGTCAGCTAAGGGAAGTACTTCTAAAGCTACTAGATGGATATCAAGATAAAACATTATATGATATAATAACTCAATCCAATTCACCTTATACGATACTTTTTCTTGGAATAAATGGAACTGGCAAAACCACAACTATAGCCAAAGTTGCATACTTCCTGAAAAAGAAAGGTATAACCCCAGTTATGGCAGCAAGCGATACATACAGAGCAGGAGCCATAGAGCAGTTGGGTATTCATGCACAGAAATTAAACGTAAAGATACTCAAACAAAAATATGGCGCAGATCCAGCCGCGGTTGCCAGAGATGCGAAAGTATATGCTCTACAACATGGTGTAGAAGTAGTGCTGATAGATACAGCAGGAAGAATGCAAACATCCCGAAATCTAATGGACGAACTGGCTAAGGTTAAGAGGGTAGCTTCACCAAACATGACAATATTCGTCGGAGACGCTCTGGCAGGAAATGATTTAATCATCCAGGCAAGAGAATTCGAAGAAAAAGTAGGTTTTGATGCATTCATATTAACAAAAGTCGATGCTGACATAAAGGGCGGTTCAATAATAAATGCGTCTTTTTCGACTCAAAAACCTATATTATTCTTAGGAACGGGACAAACCTATGAAGATTTGATACCTTTTAATCCAAACTGGGTTATAGATAGGTTACTAGGTTAA
- the argF gene encoding ornithine carbamoyltransferase, translated as MEKDFLSIADLTKHDINEIFAIAARLKIHKFGRQLEDKVIALLFEKPSTRTRLSFESGIRQLGGSSVYLDVITTQLSRGETIEDTAKMFERFVDAVVARVNRHQTLEKLATHSHIPVINALSDLEHPCQILSDLFTIREKMGKLEDQKVAYIGDGNNVCNSLILGCAIMGVPISVASPPAYRPKKEIVEYAYTIPGAKVSIVTEPEEAVREASVIYTDVFVSMGDEASKEQRLSTFIPKYQVTVDLISKARNDVIFMHCLPAHRGEEVQAEVIDGKWSVVFDQAENRLHVQKALLLRMFNLVTYL; from the coding sequence TTGGAAAAGGATTTTCTTTCTATTGCGGACTTGACAAAGCACGACATAAACGAGATATTTGCAATTGCTGCTAGACTTAAGATACATAAGTTCGGGCGTCAGCTAGAGGACAAGGTTATTGCTTTGTTATTCGAAAAGCCTTCTACTAGAACTAGACTGAGTTTTGAATCTGGAATAAGACAGTTAGGTGGGAGCAGTGTGTATCTTGATGTAATAACAACTCAACTTTCTCGAGGAGAGACTATTGAGGATACGGCCAAGATGTTCGAGAGATTTGTAGATGCAGTGGTGGCAAGAGTAAATAGACATCAAACACTTGAGAAGTTGGCGACTCATTCACACATTCCTGTAATTAACGCACTATCTGACCTTGAACATCCTTGTCAAATACTTTCAGATTTGTTTACAATTCGTGAGAAAATGGGTAAATTGGAAGATCAAAAAGTGGCGTACATAGGAGACGGAAATAATGTTTGTAATTCATTGATCTTAGGTTGTGCCATTATGGGTGTACCTATTTCTGTAGCGTCGCCCCCTGCATATAGGCCAAAGAAGGAAATAGTTGAATATGCGTATACTATCCCTGGAGCCAAGGTATCTATAGTTACCGAACCAGAAGAAGCAGTAAGGGAAGCATCGGTAATTTATACAGATGTATTCGTAAGTATGGGTGATGAAGCGAGCAAAGAACAACGCCTGTCCACTTTTATTCCGAAATATCAGGTTACGGTTGATTTGATTAGTAAAGCTAGAAATGATGTTATTTTCATGCACTGTCTACCTGCTCACCGGGGAGAAGAAGTCCAAGCTGAAGTAATAGATGGTAAGTGGTCTGTAGTGTTCGACCAAGCAGAGAATAGACTCCATGTTCAGAAAGCGTTGCTTTTGCGAATGTTTAACCTAGTAACCTATCTATAA
- a CDS encoding transcription elongation factor Spt5, translating into MEKTNTRVYVVKVTGGQERNVANLIANRIETRKIRIFSVIYSDKMKGYLLLEAIDAQAVSDAVSGVKHVRSYVPGVMTVDEIRGLISTKTQIEELKPDQIVEVIGGPFKGMKAKVVRYDNSKKEATVTVVDAPYPLQVTIDAGYLKPSS; encoded by the coding sequence ATGGAAAAGACAAACACTAGGGTTTATGTAGTAAAGGTAACGGGTGGTCAAGAAAGAAATGTAGCAAATCTTATTGCAAACAGAATAGAAACTAGAAAAATACGCATATTCTCCGTCATATATAGTGATAAAATGAAGGGATATCTTCTACTAGAAGCCATAGATGCCCAGGCTGTGAGCGATGCAGTATCTGGAGTTAAGCACGTCAGAAGTTATGTTCCCGGAGTAATGACTGTTGATGAAATAAGAGGACTAATTTCAACAAAGACACAAATAGAAGAACTGAAGCCAGATCAGATAGTTGAAGTAATTGGCGGGCCCTTTAAAGGAATGAAAGCCAAGGTCGTAAGATACGATAATTCAAAGAAAGAAGCTACTGTTACTGTTGTCGATGCTCCTTATCCGCTTCAAGTAACAATCGACGCAGGATATTTAAAGCCAAGCTCTTAA
- a CDS encoding 50S ribosomal protein L11, with protein sequence MPENKVINLLVTGGEANAGPPLGPALGPLGVNVMQVVKKINELTSDYSGMRVPVKVSVDVENKSFEVEVGLPTTSALVAKEAKIQKGSGNPKKEMVGNISVEQLLKLARIKLGKTYAYNLKATAKEIAGTCISMGVTIDNKDPKIFLKELEEGRWDNLLAGAS encoded by the coding sequence ATGCCTGAAAACAAGGTGATAAACCTTCTTGTCACAGGGGGAGAGGCCAACGCTGGTCCTCCACTCGGGCCTGCATTAGGGCCATTAGGTGTCAATGTAATGCAAGTAGTCAAAAAGATAAACGAATTGACTTCCGATTATAGCGGAATGAGAGTACCGGTTAAAGTCTCTGTTGATGTTGAGAACAAGAGTTTTGAAGTGGAAGTGGGACTTCCAACTACGTCTGCGTTGGTAGCAAAAGAAGCAAAAATTCAGAAAGGTTCTGGAAATCCAAAAAAAGAGATGGTGGGCAACATAAGTGTGGAACAATTACTTAAACTAGCTAGAATAAAGTTGGGAAAAACTTATGCATATAATCTAAAGGCAACGGCTAAGGAGATAGCTGGTACATGTATAAGCATGGGTGTCACGATAGATAACAAGGATCCCAAAATATTCTTGAAGGAATTAGAAGAAGGAAGATGGGACAATTTGCTCGCAGGAGCTAGTTAA
- a CDS encoding 50S ribosomal protein L1 — translation MVDKQILLELVKKARENTPKRNFKQAFELYAILDSHRIKPTDVNINEVVTLPSKPKSQATVAVIASGDLGLRAKRAGSDNVITIDELDRLSTNKKDSKKLAKQYDFFVAETSAMPKVGKSLGPFLGPKGKMPVPITQTSPIEQMIERLKGSTRIRARAHNGISCKIGEEDMSDEEIVANALAALEAIERKLPNGLKAVKSLGIKLSMGPLQKVNLVE, via the coding sequence TTGGTAGATAAGCAAATTCTGTTGGAGCTTGTCAAAAAGGCGAGAGAAAATACTCCTAAGAGAAACTTCAAGCAAGCCTTCGAACTTTACGCAATACTCGACTCTCATAGAATCAAGCCTACCGACGTAAACATAAACGAAGTTGTGACATTACCGAGCAAGCCTAAATCTCAGGCCACGGTCGCCGTAATAGCATCAGGTGATTTAGGATTAAGAGCGAAAAGAGCTGGTTCTGACAATGTTATAACGATAGATGAACTAGATAGGCTTTCAACTAACAAAAAAGATTCAAAAAAACTCGCTAAACAGTATGATTTTTTTGTCGCGGAAACCAGCGCAATGCCAAAAGTAGGGAAGTCTTTGGGTCCATTTCTTGGTCCGAAGGGAAAGATGCCTGTTCCTATTACCCAAACTTCGCCCATAGAACAGATGATAGAAAGACTGAAAGGTAGTACAAGAATAAGAGCAAGAGCTCACAACGGTATTTCATGTAAAATTGGAGAAGAAGACATGTCGGACGAAGAAATAGTAGCAAATGCATTAGCTGCACTGGAAGCGATAGAGCGAAAATTACCTAATGGGCTTAAAGCTGTCAAAAGCTTAGGAATCAAACTGAGTATGGGTCCATTGCAAAAGGTGAATTTAGTTGAGTAA
- a CDS encoding 50S ribosomal protein L10, protein MSNESILVRNYPERKVRQFKKIVDLASKYSVIAIASLNKVRSTQIMEIRKSMRGQLELLVVKNKIALKSLSNLNRSGLSKLFNYIKGQNLYIFTNMNPFKLNLTLEKNKVLLPAKGGDIATEPIIIPAGNTGLAPGPVLSEFKDSKVITKIEGGSIWVTKDTVVAEPGEVISPKLASLLSKLGIKPIKAGLTIDVVYWDGLLLLGKDLQINIEDYKNQINAAYLQSFNLALKAGYPASKEVTEALIVEAYTKALNVAKQSNYLTKESAKLILSSAEISALNTLELLKRKGYNF, encoded by the coding sequence TTGAGTAATGAATCCATTCTGGTCAGAAACTACCCAGAAAGAAAAGTTAGGCAGTTCAAAAAGATCGTCGATCTAGCTAGCAAATACAGTGTTATAGCTATAGCTAGTTTGAACAAAGTTAGATCTACCCAAATTATGGAAATTAGGAAATCTATGAGAGGACAATTGGAGTTGTTAGTAGTCAAAAACAAGATAGCTCTGAAGAGCCTATCTAATCTTAATAGATCAGGATTAAGTAAATTGTTCAACTATATCAAAGGACAGAATCTGTACATTTTTACCAATATGAATCCATTCAAGCTTAACTTAACTTTAGAAAAAAACAAAGTGCTGTTGCCAGCAAAGGGAGGAGATATCGCAACTGAACCAATCATTATTCCGGCTGGTAACACAGGTTTAGCACCAGGACCTGTTTTGAGCGAATTCAAGGACAGTAAAGTAATAACTAAAATAGAAGGCGGGAGTATTTGGGTAACAAAAGATACGGTTGTAGCCGAGCCTGGTGAAGTGATTTCTCCTAAACTAGCTTCTTTGTTATCCAAATTGGGTATAAAACCCATAAAAGCGGGTCTCACAATAGATGTAGTATATTGGGACGGATTACTCTTATTAGGCAAAGACCTACAAATAAATATCGAAGACTATAAGAACCAAATTAACGCTGCGTACCTACAATCATTCAACCTAGCTTTGAAGGCAGGTTATCCTGCATCGAAAGAAGTAACAGAGGCACTGATTGTTGAGGCATACACGAAAGCCCTAAATGTTGCCAAGCAATCAAACTACCTTACTAAGGAATCTGCTAAACTAATTTTATCATCTGCTGAAATAAGTGCACTGAACACCTTAGAACTATTGAAGCGAAAAGGATACAACTTCTAA
- the rpl12p gene encoding 50S ribosomal protein P1, which yields MEYIYAALLLHKLGKEINEENVKGVLSAAGAQPDEIKVKALVAALSEINIDEALKSGLTMPSVQVAATTQAPSTAAQASEQKKEEKKEEKKEEEALEGLAALFG from the coding sequence ATGGAGTACATTTATGCTGCTCTGCTTTTGCATAAACTAGGTAAAGAGATCAATGAGGAAAACGTAAAGGGAGTACTATCGGCTGCTGGTGCGCAACCTGATGAGATAAAAGTAAAGGCTCTAGTTGCTGCCTTAAGTGAAATAAATATAGATGAAGCACTGAAATCTGGACTTACTATGCCCAGTGTACAGGTAGCTGCTACAACTCAAGCACCATCAACAGCGGCACAAGCTTCTGAACAAAAGAAGGAAGAGAAGAAAGAAGAAAAGAAGGAAGAAGAAGCTTTAGAAGGACTTGCTGCGTTGTTCGGTTAA
- a CDS encoding MFS transporter yields MQNRRSDFVNLKQNFFVMLILLSRFIYSLNWFVISPALPAIASSGDMQQWMIGTIPLVFFIFTGVSQIPSGMVSNKLGAPSTYSIGLILLSFGNILLIINQNFIWVFLTRALSGIGAALFFASAGGVLLNLKPEKPGLMMGLYNVAFALGGGAGLLWGVIHEVLGWKTGILLAGLLGVIVAVVSYIPTHKIKWIGKFSIQDAIGQLRDKNIVNVSIAFTGSWGAYLATGLLLPTYLELGLQQGQAVSGLISAPLLFASIFGGLSAALYDKVKRKKIILFMAGFLSVFPAAFFGLLSKFIVELLLILGFFNEMAITMCYAQGNNTYPEKNTASFAVINTIQILLGMLLLPLVTIIASFSWVYAWIAMSLLGLAPLVFILRLEVR; encoded by the coding sequence ATGCAAAACAGACGAAGTGATTTTGTCAATCTGAAACAGAATTTTTTTGTTATGCTTATTCTTCTTTCTAGGTTTATTTATAGCTTAAATTGGTTTGTTATCTCACCAGCCCTACCCGCAATAGCTAGCAGTGGAGATATGCAACAGTGGATGATAGGTACAATCCCTTTGGTGTTTTTCATATTCACTGGTGTCTCCCAGATACCATCCGGAATGGTTTCGAACAAGCTGGGAGCTCCTTCTACCTATTCTATAGGTTTGATACTCCTTTCGTTTGGAAACATACTACTGATAATAAATCAGAATTTTATTTGGGTTTTCTTGACGCGTGCATTGTCTGGAATCGGAGCAGCGTTGTTCTTCGCTTCGGCTGGCGGTGTATTACTAAATTTGAAGCCGGAGAAACCAGGTTTGATGATGGGGTTATATAACGTTGCATTTGCACTAGGAGGAGGCGCCGGTCTGTTATGGGGAGTAATTCATGAAGTTCTTGGCTGGAAGACGGGTATATTACTCGCGGGTCTGCTTGGAGTAATTGTTGCAGTAGTTAGCTATATTCCAACACATAAAATAAAGTGGATAGGAAAGTTTAGTATCCAAGACGCAATCGGTCAATTAAGGGACAAGAATATAGTTAATGTTTCTATTGCTTTTACAGGGTCTTGGGGTGCTTACCTTGCAACAGGTCTTCTTTTACCAACTTATTTGGAGCTAGGGTTACAACAGGGACAAGCCGTATCTGGTTTAATATCGGCTCCTCTACTTTTTGCGAGCATTTTCGGTGGCTTATCAGCGGCTCTTTATGATAAAGTAAAGCGGAAAAAAATAATCCTATTTATGGCGGGTTTCCTATCTGTGTTTCCTGCGGCTTTCTTCGGATTGTTAAGTAAATTCATAGTTGAATTATTGTTAATTCTTGGATTCTTCAATGAAATGGCGATTACAATGTGTTATGCGCAGGGTAACAATACTTATCCAGAAAAGAACACTGCTTCCTTTGCGGTTATAAATACAATACAGATTCTTCTAGGAATGTTGCTGTTGCCACTAGTTACTATAATAGCGTCATTCTCTTGGGTTTATGCTTGGATTGCAATGAGTTTGCTTGGCTTGGCACCTTTAGTGTTCATCCTCAGATTAGAAGTGAGATAA
- a CDS encoding response regulator: MKVDTDLPEKTRVLIVDDDEGIRASLAAVLKKKDYDVDTAKNGKEAIQKCRKNFYNVLLVDIKLPDMEGVELLKRVPDTVPKMRKIIVTGYPTLNNAVQAVNLGADAYVIKPFDVDNLLLKINEQVQKQLEEKEYSEDKVKEFVEARAKSFEKTLEEKKKKGSTNKS; encoded by the coding sequence TTGAAGGTTGATACAGATTTGCCCGAAAAAACCAGAGTCTTAATAGTTGATGATGATGAAGGTATTAGAGCCTCTTTAGCTGCTGTTTTAAAGAAAAAGGACTACGATGTCGATACGGCGAAAAACGGTAAAGAAGCTATTCAGAAATGCAGAAAGAATTTTTACAATGTTTTACTTGTTGATATAAAGCTTCCTGACATGGAAGGTGTAGAGCTATTAAAGCGAGTTCCGGATACTGTACCTAAAATGCGAAAAATAATAGTAACTGGGTACCCTACTCTGAATAATGCTGTACAAGCGGTTAACCTAGGTGCTGACGCTTATGTGATAAAACCCTTTGACGTGGACAATCTATTATTAAAAATAAACGAACAGGTTCAAAAACAACTGGAAGAAAAAGAGTATTCTGAAGATAAAGTTAAAGAATTCGTTGAGGCCAGAGCTAAATCCTTCGAAAAAACACTTGAAGAAAAGAAAAAGAAAGGATCCACTAACAAATCCTAA
- a CDS encoding DUF4242 domain-containing protein, with protein sequence MPSYIDVHKNVKGVKLKDVAEAHAKDLKVQSKYGVKFKKYWIDEEQGTVFCLSDAPNKEAISKAHKEAHGLLPQETFEVLEGS encoded by the coding sequence ATGCCCAGTTATATCGATGTACACAAGAACGTGAAAGGGGTCAAACTTAAGGACGTAGCTGAGGCACATGCTAAAGATCTCAAAGTGCAAAGCAAGTACGGCGTCAAGTTCAAGAAGTACTGGATAGACGAAGAACAGGGAACGGTTTTCTGCCTCTCCGATGCGCCGAACAAAGAAGCTATTTCAAAGGCACATAAAGAAGCACATGGACTCTTACCTCAAGAGACCTTCGAAGTCCTAGAAGGAAGTTAG